TTGAGACCGACTTCTGCACGAGGAGGGGGGCTTAAAAAACCCTTACAACCCCATAATAACCCCCTAAAGTGTGAATAACGCATTAGCATTCGAGTTATGGAGTAGGTCAGTTTTAGAAACCGAGATCACATTATTGAAAGATAGTGGATTGATAATTAGAATAACATTTAAACCGCTGAAGGAGAAAGAGGTGTATgcgagtgtgggggggggggggggggtgaaggtggGATGGGAATGCGAATTTTAACTGTTCTCAAATTCACCTCAGTTCGCTTAATTAGTAGTTTGGTTAATAGATGGTACAAAAGTCAGTTGCTGTATGTTATATTATTGTTCCCCATTATAGGTTCAATTTCTTACTCATTTAGTTAggaattatttaataaaatcattaaaataataGTAACTAAGCCTTTCATCATTCCACACTGTATTTGTGGCTGATATGGTCATATTGGGAAACAAAAAAGCAAGGCGCAAAGAAAATTCaacataaatatttaaaggTGTGTGATGCTTGTAATGTTTAATACCTGTTTAATAATCCcagaaatgtaaacaataaaagCTGCATGGGTGTGTCAATGAGCATTTAGTTGCAAAATGATACAGCAAAGGCACAATGGAGACATGTGACAGTCAATACGATGACATGTAAGAcagaaactttgtaaacatatgATTAACTCTGTAAACATCTTATAAACTTTGTAAACCTATgataaaccttgtaaacatatgataaactttgtaaacatatgATAAACTTTGTAACCATATGAAGATATGATAAACTTTGTAAACCTATGataaactttgtaaacatataaTAATACCTGGGACCGTGAACGTGTCGCACTTTAAGAGGACAGTTACTTTGATTATATTATAAGGTATAGATGAAGAGAGAGAAATATTTATCTCCCATTTAAGCGTTCTGGTATATTAGCTTAGTGACTGAACAGGAGCAAGTTTGGAGAGAGGAAACCAGAATCAGTGACCAGATCTGGAGTAGCATCATACAAAAGAGTACTCTTGACCATCTCGGGGGTGGCGTCAGGGTGCCTTTCCAAAATAAGGGCTGCAGATCCTGCGATGGGGAAAGAGAAACAGTACGGTAACAATTGTGTAGATTGATTTGCTCTTTAACCGAAGCTTTCTGACTTTATTAAAAAGTATGTATGCAAATgttatatctttcattttattatctCACCTGAACTGGCGGCGCGGCCGGGGAAACAAGAGGCAGACATATTTTCTGAAAAAACTAAATTGTGCCCGCCCTATTCATACATAAGAAGGGCCCCTATTTGGTAAAAAGTACCCTTTTTGTGATTAAAATATACTCTTCTCTTCTTTAAAATgcccttttgttgaaaaaatcaaatcaaattgtaaacacattaattggaaaatattcaaatactgTAATTTGTGGCACGGCATCCACAGAGATTTAATTTGTCGGAGAACTCTGAGACCCCCTTTGTTTGCCCCTTCAAAGGAAAGATACATGTTCCAGTATCGCCTCGAAGGGTGTGTCATTCCCGAGGTTGAGCACTCTTCTGCTGCCCTCAGCATCATTACAGCCAAACATCACAGTTGAAATATGTTTATGTGACCATTCCTATTGCATTTATTAGATTCAAATGGAGTCACGCACTTCCAAGATAAATATCTTTACATTAACattgtagaaatatatttatgatatatataatgaGCCTGCTGTTATAGCCAATTACGATGAAGAACAACGTCCATGCCTCTCTTCGGTCTGTTGGTCCACTATTATATATGACATATTTCAACAAGCAATGCCGTATGATGCACAAAAACATGAATGTTCCATGTACGTATGATGCACATGAATGTTCCATGTATGTATGATGCACAGACATGAATGTTCCATATACGTTGTATGGGATATGCATCGTAATCATGTAACTTGCTCCAAAACTGTAGACGTTCGCCCATCTTTAAGAGGTgagaatgacgtcatttacCTGAGACGTGAGGGCATGCCATGGATGTACCACTAATTGTACTAGTAGCCTCATCATTTCCGATCCATGCTGATGTGATGCCGACACCAGGAGCAAAGATATCCACACAGATTCCGTAGTTGGAGAAATAAGCACGGGAATCATCCGTGTCCGTAGCACCAACAGTGATAGCCTGGTAGAatcaattttgaaaattaaaataataaaccaCTACACAAAGTTTTCAAGTAAAATGATGAATTAATTTGGCACCCATTGGTCACATGTGAAGCTAGAGAAAAACTGTTTGGCAGATTCAGTGCAATAAATACAACTATTGGTTAACAGTTAGCATACCGGAACGAATGCAAGTCACATACTTTGTTCATAGTTTAATAGGCAATATATTTAATGGGCAATATATTTAGAACCGAAAGCAGAATAATGTAACAGTTTGTTAGACTATCAGTGCATAGCATCCCTGAGTTGCGGACTATAGACATTGCAAACACAATGGCCTTGGTTTCCTTACTTCAAATGGTAGCCTACACTGCTGACTGGGATGCGTGTATCTGCAACTAAAAACCAAACTAGTCTCAAATTTCAAACGTAGAGTTAGAACAGCTTGTTCCTATACTTATTCCTTTGTCTACTTCGAAAATTCAATCAATGCCATATATCGTATGATATATAGCGCGgaaaatatgtacagtaatatcgAGAGCGGAATCTTATGTTTATTACATGGATTCACTTTCCCAATTCAATAAATTCTGTTGTTCGCATGATCAGCTCAATATCGTGCATCCAAGTTTCACATCATCATGTGAACTGATACAAGTGCTATCATGCGGTATATATCTATCTTCTATAGACATCATCCTCTCTATCCCCACACTCATCGTTCTCTCCGTGTTCTCTTAAAAAGTCCGTTTGGAAAATTAACTTACATCTGATGATCTTGCAGGTGAGTATAAACAAGCATTAGCATCACTGTTGCCAGCTGCCACAGAGACAATTACTCCCGCCTCTGAGAGTCTAGTAACTGCTAGATCAAGAGTTTGTGAGGCAGATCCCCCGAGTGACATTGAAGCTACCGCTGGAAAATTGGCATTAGTAGCCACCCAGTCCATTCCTGCAATGTGTGGTGAAAAATGTGATTTAACCTCTAACTAACAATACATTGTTCGACAGAGATGAAGAAATCCCAGAAAGAAACCGATTAACCACCAAATTGAGTTTGGTGCGACAAAGCCTCTCCCATGCATTTCATCTctcattttctttccttgtttACTAACTGACACATGCATGGGAACAACAACACAGGGCCATTCGAAGTCTAACATAAAAGTTTATGTCGCAAATAATGTTCAGATATACCACCCGTAGTTCTGTACAATATCTAGAGGAAGTCCTTGAAAGAATATATCCTTCATAAAGCACCAGGTAAAGAAGCGAGAGTAGAGGGGACCAAAGGAAACTACTGACTTCAGAAAATGATGGTGTCCCTTTTTTCACCTGATTCCAACTGCTGTTCTGGAGTCTAACATATACGCGCGACTATGGCAATTGTCGACCGCTGTTAGGACATACCGGGacacagtggcgtcgccaaggggggggggggagggtaggggcacgttccccctggaaaacctagtgcccccccgagtgccccccatctgagatttgggttgataaaaaaaatgtatatattttgttatattcaactcccatcatctgagttggtttttcataaggacaaagaagcacagtatttcgtattttcttcaaatgagctgcgaaaaaatgaaaaagtttatccttgaccgtcgggtatcgaagtcctaacccgcgccatcacaacaggtgtcgatatttacattgaatgtgtcagtgctcatatatatacctttattCTTCTCTCAGGTATTACTCTTCCAAGttcattctattccttttttaATGCAGTTGACTCATTGTCATGCTGCTTGTGTGCATTTGTCATATGGGTGAGAGTGTTTGTCTGCTGTCTGTGTGTGTCTTTTACCTCTCGTGAATTGGATGCCTGTGAAATGCCGAAAATCCGGACctgctgtgagaagggagggtataCCGcaatgttgccttggtctgaggttgacaggttaggagctgacgaaatgtgagaatgtgagggtccgcaggcaccatacttgcctatattcgTGGACCCATATagtaaccctgttgtgtagggggtgcagaggtcatttgaggtcagatgcttgtaggaacaatggcgaatgttcacacctgcatactgagccatactcgatgtgtgatcaaactttggattgcatggtgagatccctgataggagccaataacgatgctggaacctgttacatcttaatagataatgggagaacacgagaaggacaagaaaggagtcgggggtcatgcacacattaattcaataaatgtaggttctattgatagggttaggcataatatcgatagcatgtggttcatatcctctgcaaaattctgcgcgttgttaaaatcattacctcaaaaatagcaatttctggagacatcttcagatcgaatttagcatcaaatgtggcaccattttgcatctagcccatcctccgtatgcgaaaatgttcccctcccccttcccttagacccctcccccaggacggcgatccgtatccacctaagtgcccccatcaaatgctggtgcccccccctgtgcccccccagactgaaaagtctggtgacgccactgccgGGACAGGATACCAAGTTCAAAAGTTTCGCAACCGACCAAGATTTTTCGGGTTTCGGTGAAAACGATACGGTTATATTTCAGGCCTTCTTactatatttgaaaatatttccgtCTTCAGTTATTGATCAGTAGGCTATACAATATTTTGCGCGCCTCTCCGCCTCCCCTCATCGGTAATAGCTATACTCTATATATTTCTGTAAGAGCTAGCTGAGCTTACCATCAACAATGTCTGCCGTTGATCCAGATCCCAGACAGCCAAGGGTTCGAATACCAAATAGATTCACATTATTGGCTACACCGTAAAGATGTCCTCCAATTGTACCAGCGCAGTGGGTGCCATGCCCATTACAATCTTCGCCCTACATATGACGAAGGATCATGTGTATAGTTAGTTCTGAAGGGATGTTTATATATTTTCGATTTCGAAAGAGCTGAAATTGCCAACATGCGTTATATAAGTAACAGTTCAGTAAGGTTTCATCAAATAAACACTTTTAATTGAGACCTTTCTTTAATATAAACTTATAAATAGAagtaaaaaaacataaaataatggATTTCAGTGATTGTCTGCTTTAACCGTGTTGATAAACAAAGCTGCAATAAACTGTACAGAATGTACTAGGCAGTCTAGGCCTATATAACATGTCGTTGCTATTATAGACTATACAGATACGCGGACTTTCCTGAATAAAAACAGTGATTGAAATCGCCGTTTTAAAAGCACGATGATTCTACATTGATATAACATCGAATTCAAAGCCTATCCACTTCAAGTTATCACAAGACTTTCCTTACAGATTATTTTCCTGAACGTATCAACTAACATACACCTGCATAGCTGTTGCAAATAATGTAAAGTGGTCTTTCTTTGTGactaacaaaaataaatgaaagttttcTGTCTGAGTGTAATTATTTCACAGATTGTACGAACAGCTTCGTTTTTACGATGACCTAGAAAATATTCTAGGTTAACTTACCCCGTTGTCAGTTCTACCAGTAGCATCATAAGCTGCCACGGCACGCCCCTGGAAGTCTATATTGTTTGGTGCGATACCTGTATCTATGACGTAGACATTTACACCGGTGCCGTCACCTTTAACATAACAAGAAAGAAGAAGGCAAACCATTGAGTTGTAAATGTCAACACAGTATGggtatatgatcatgatgatgtgaAGAACATTAGCCTTGAATGTTACTTTACTTTGACATTATATGTTAAAAACCATTGAGTTGTAAATGTCAACACAGTATGggtatatgatcatgatgatgtgaAGAACATTAGCCTTGAATGTTACTTTACTTTGACATTATATGTTAAAAACCATTGAGTTGTAAATGTCAACACAGTATGggtatatgatcatgatgatgtgaAGAACATTAGCCTTGAATGTTACTTTACTTTGACATTATATGTTAAAAACCATTGAGTTGTAAATGTCAACACAGTATGggtatatgatcatgatgatgtgaAGAACATTAGCCTTGAATGTTACTTTACTTTGACATTATATGTTAAAAACCATTGAGTTGTAAATGTCAACACAGTATGggtatatgatcatgatgatgtgaAGAACATTAGCCTTGAATGTTACTTTACTTTGACATTATATGTTAAAAACCATTGAGTTGTAAATGTCAACACAGTATGggtatatgatcatgatgatgtgaAGAACATTAGCCTTGAATGTTACTTTACTTTGACATTATATGTTAAAAACCATTGAGTTGTAAATGTCAACACAGTATGggtatatgatcatgatgatgtgaAGAACATTAGCCTTGAATGTTACTTTACTTTGACATTATATGTTAAAAACCATTGAGTTGTAAATGTCAACACAGTATGggtatatgatcatgatgatgtgaAGAACATTAGCCTTGAATGTTACTTTACTTTGACATTATATGTTAAAAACCATTGAGTTGTAAATGTCAACACAGTATGggtatatgatcatgatgatgtgaAGAACATTAGCCTTGAATGTTACTTTACTTTGACATTATATGTTAAAAACCATTGAGTTGTAAATGTCAACACAGTATGggtatatgatcatgatgatgtgaAGAACATTAGCCTTGAATGTTACTTTACTTTGACATTATATGTTAAAAACCATTGAGTTGTAAATGTCAACACAGTATGggtatatgatcatgatgatgtgaAGAACATTAGCCTTGAATGTTACTTTACTTTGACATTATATGTTAAAAACCATTGAGTTGTAAATGTCAACACAGTATGggtatatgatcatgatgatgtgaAGAACATTAGCCTTGAATGTTACTTTACTTTGACATTATATGTTAAAAACCATTGAGTTGTAAATGTCAACACAGTATGggtatatgatcatgatgatgtgaAGAACATTAGCCTTGAATGATACTTTACTTTGACATTATATGTTAAAAACCATTGAGTTGTAAATGTCAACACAGTATGggtatatgatcatgatgatgtgaAGAACATTAGCCTTGAATGTTACTTTACTTTGACATTATATGTTAAAAACCATTGAGTTGTTAATGTCAACACAGTATGggtatatgatcatgatgatgtgaAGAACATTAGCCTTGAATGTTACTTTACTTTGACATTATATGTTAAAAACCATTGAGTTGTAAATGTCAACACAGTATGggtatatgatcatgatgatgtgaAGAACATTAGCCTTGAATGTTACTTTACTTTGACATTATATGTTAAAAACCATTGAGTTGTTAATGTCAACACAGTATGggtatatgatcatgatgatgtgaAGAACATTAGCCTTGAATGTTACTTTACTTTGACATTATATGTTAAAAACCATTGAGTTGTAAATGTCAACACAGTATGggtatatgatcatgatgatgtgaAGAACATTAGCCTTGAATGATACTTTACTTTGACATTATATGTTAAAAACCATTGAGTTGTAAATGTCAACACAGTATGggtatatgatcatgatgatgtgaAGAACATTAGCCTTGAATGTTACTTTACTTTGACATTATATGTTAAAAACCATTGAGTTGTAAATGTCAACACAGTATGggtatatgatcatgatgatgtgaAGAACATTAGCCTTGAATGATACTTTACTTTGACATTATATGTTAAAAACCATTGAGTTGTAAATGTCAACACAGTATGggtatatgatcatgatgatgtgaAGAACATTAGCCTTGAATGTTACTTTACTTTGACATTATATGTTAAAAACCATTGAGTTGTAAATGTCAACACAGTATGggtatatgatcatgatgatgtgaAGAACATTAGCCTTGAATGTTACTTTTCTTTGACATTATATGTTAATACTTGTTTGGTTAAGTCACAGATACACTTCATCCAACGCACCAATTTTCAGGTCGATCGGCCTTACGATTTAGGACACACTATTTTGTTCACGCACCcatacaaacacatatataaaGGTCTGTTTTCGATTCAATTAAAATCCACGTATACACCAACCTCCATgatagaattcttctgaggacgtggtgattcttttcaaatgtcgtctgaggacttggaattcctttcaagtcctcagtcagaatacacACACGCGCAACTCATACACATTGATTTTTGACTCTCACCTCAAAAATGGTAAGTCAATCCCATGTTGTTGTGTTTACCCCCTCcctaaaccccccccccccaccaccaagTTTCAGTTCAGTGCCTCAAGGAATTTGAGGAGGACACCAACTTTAGTACCATGTTTGCACAATTGTAGAAAGAGTACAATATCTTATCATCAGTGCATTACATATATAGGAAGGGTAACTGACAGCATGAATAATTAATTCTCAACCCTAGCTACAGTCTAGGTGGCAGCTATTCACATGACCTTCTGCATGCAAACGTATCAACGTAAATTGTATATTTTGCTAGCAAGTGACTCATACAGACTGCCAAGTTATTTAATCAAGCATTGGCGCTATCACTATAACTGTAAATACACAGCGCACCTTCCTGCTGTAGATTGCTTACCGTGAGTGGCATAAGTTCCATCCATAGGGAGATTCCTTTGATCTATTCGGTCCAATCCCCAAGATTCAACAGCCATGGTCTTCATGACGCCATCTTCTTCAACAAATAGAACACTATCCAGGCTTCTCACCTACGGTGcgttatgaaaaaataatatttatattaaataatatttatattaaatgctTGTTCAAAGCAATCGTCGTATTAATGACAATCAGAATACAGAATCTAGTGTCAtagccaagggcgtaggaaccggggggctgggggcgccaggcccccagtgaaaaatatggaggggcggaagtatcattccgcccccccccccgcttcgcaagtcagaaaacccctttttcatttccaaatgagaaaaaaaaatctcatttggagcaccaaattgcatctaaggccaggtgaaaatacaaaattaagtttacaaaatggagtgggtgttgaagtgtgctatattgcaccaaattgcatctgaggccacctggaaatgcaaaaaatttcaaaggggagggggacaccccctccccttagacccctcccccaggtcgtccatcagtcttcagccccccccccactcaaaagtaccttcctacgccactggtcatAGCTATCAGAAAGTGATTtcatatatttctctttcttaAATACGAAGGAGATTAAAAACCAAAACTTAATAGGAAAACTTTAGACTATTAAAACACACTAAATTTGGTTATGTAGAAGACGGAGCTGAACCGGGATCATGAGGCGTAGAGCAGACTTGTAGTAAGTATAAAAATACAACAATATAAGAACGATTAAAAGCAGAATCGCCCTTGTTATTGACACGTGTACAAAGCCTCTAAATGCGAGTATATGCGCACTTAATCAAGATGTTTCCAGTATATGTCTACGAGGACATGCAGCTGAGGTAGAGCAAGATTTTCACGACTTATTAGAAGTATGTCAAAGACCCATGCACCCACCACCTCCGTAGTGTCTATGAAATTCGTTATCACGGTTACTTTAAATTCCATAATGTTTTGATATAAGTTATGCCTATGAATGCTAAAAGTACTTACATAGTCAAGGGCGTCATCACTGAGCTCAACCGACAAAGTGTTAATcaatttgacaaatttcaaGATTTTGCCGGATTTGAATTGAAATACGGAAAATGCGGATGAAATATCCTCAGCTGCATCCTTCAAACTGACTCTTTCCTGAAAGAAAGAATACACAGTCACTTCTGTTTCTATTGTGATGTTTTGGGTTTTAAATAACTTAATATTACAATCTGTTAGTTATACAGTGGCGTTCTTAAGGTATACAGGGAGAGGGTGAAGGCCATGGCCCCATGCACCCACCTCCGATCGTTTGTCTGGGGAGGTGGTTCAGTCGGGTGATTTTGCCTTCAGCCGGCGAAATGTTGGCAATCTACTGATGCCATCCCCACTGATTgaaccaaaacaatacataGTTTACATATCAAAATATGTCACACAGGAGCAAAGACACGAACATCAAACCAAGTTCACTCTAGTGATACCTCACTCTAATCATGATAGTACTTTACGCCTAGTGCAGTAACAGTGACAAGTGCACGGGGAGGGGTAACCTCCACCATCAATGGGGTACAAAACCGTGCCCAAGACGTTCTAAAGGGCCGATCATGGGGTTGCTGTGTATTCCCCCTTTGCAACCTCGCACGAAAATTCAACATTATTTATTTGTTCAACcttagacctaatttatagtcatAATATCACGCAGAAAGCAGTATTTGTTGGCTAAACTTTTGGTAAAAGGAGACCCAGAGAACCCCTACACATGGAGTCGGCTTTAACGACCCCATAATGACACCCATCCTATATAAAATCCTTCATCCGCTTCTGGGTATAGAATTtgccccacccacccaacctTTGACTCATGTGCACGTTACTCATGCAGGCTAAGCAGTTTCACGGTTCTCTTGGAAAATGGGAAAATTATTATATCATTTTAGCAAAAAGACACACTGAAATCCACAGAAGTATTAATTACTCTTCTTGCCTACGAATAAGAAGGCAACTCTTTATTCGCATAAATAATTTGTCGACATAATTGAAATATTTCGATGACATTGATGTAATTCAAACCCAATTTTATTATTAAACGTAGCGGTGAAAGTGTTTGCAGGCCATTTTATTGTATTCCTGTGTAATCATTAGCCGTTAAATTCCACTTCTGTCATTAATAAATACTTGTAATatataatagtaatagtaatatttAATAGTATTgccataaacatatatatatatatatatatatatataatattatttgtgATTATTTACCTTTAAAGTCACCAGATATCTGCCCTGTATTCTTTCATTGACTCGGTACAAAGGTGCAATAGTAGCAAATGATAAGGCTACAAACCCAGCCAAGATACACAAAATAAGATTAGCACGCATGTTGGTGTTGTTGAAGGTTATATGAGGAATGCTACGCCCACTTAATGTCTTCTTACCTGCAGCATTAGaaataaaaaggaataaaaCAGTTTATATTCTGAAAtgtaatataacaataatatttcaagtaatgccatatatatatatatatatatatatatatatatatatatatatatatatatatatatatatatatatatatacaataataacaaatgaTAAAGCTACAAACCCAGACAAGATACACAAAAGTGTGTAGTTTCCCAAAAGTGTGACGTTTCACCATAAAATTACGACTTTTTATGAGAAAATTCATTGATTCATCTGGAAATGTGGACGTTTAATGAAAGAAGTTTTACATTTAATCTCGAAAATGTAATAGGCCCCCTATACATTTTACCATTCAATTGCGAagttttttttatctcaaattttgaacattttatctCGAAGTGTTGATGTTCTATCTCAAAATcttgatatgatgtgatatgattAAGAATTTCCATGGATTAAAAGACGAATGTAAATATGGATGACTTGATTGTTCATTTATTCATAGCGTGGTGTCAACATCCATGACGCTTGAGCTAGGAAGCTATAGGAGTATGAGTTATGTCAAATTCAagactttgttttaatttttgtcgGGCCAAAGTGCTAACATCCCCTCCCAATAACGTCATCGAACCTGCACGCAAGTGATCACTCTGTTTATGTAGATTGCGCCTGTTAACTATCGAAACTGATTGTTTATTAAGTGACGATACTTAGGAAATTGCCCACATTTTCATCAAAGTGGTGTTGAATTACGATATATAGATGTGTATGTTGTTAAAACATTGCAAAAGCTAGATATCTAAAAAGCAGAGAAATTAATTTGCCAGATCATTTGCCAGTTGCAAGTGCTACGTGTTTCAAAATTGAAGCCATCATGCTATAAAGAGCACAGTGGTCTACTGAATAGGCTATAAGGAAATAAGCGAATGAATCTTAACCAGGAATGATATCGTTAAgtgaccaggattcgaacctgaGTCACCGTCATAAATATAGGCAACATGGGTACAATGTCCTAAGCTCTAGACGGTCAGGCAATTAGCTTTCAATGCTAATACTTATGTAGAATTAACTTGTAATACTTaaactcaagggcgtaggaaccggggggggggctgggggggggggggggggggcgccagccccccagtgaaaaatgtggaggggcggaagtatcattccgccccccccccccccccgctccgcaagtcagaaaacccctttttcatttccaaatgagaaaaaaatctcatttggagcaccaaattgcatctaaggccaggtgaaaatacaaaattaagtttacaaaatggagtgggtgttgaagtgtgctatattgcaccaaattgcatatgaggccacctggaaatgcaaaaaattccaaaggggagggggacaccccctccccttagacccctcccccaggctggccatcagtcttcagcccccccactcaagagtaccttcctacgccactgcttaaACTAGAAGACAATCCGTGTGTGACATGGAATATATACAATGACATGGtgtatgcaggcgcgtatccaggattttctaacccggggggcgcgaattaccatctaagcggagcgccaccatcggttggcgcggagcgtacaagaaaatttctggttttgataccccccagatcaccgga
Above is a genomic segment from Apostichopus japonicus isolate 1M-3 chromosome 5, ASM3797524v1, whole genome shotgun sequence containing:
- the LOC139967279 gene encoding extracellular serine proteinase-like; the encoded protein is MRANLILCILAGFVALSFATIAPLYRVNERIQGRYLVTLKERVSLKDAAEDISSAFSVFQFKSGKILKFVKLINTLSVELSDDALDYVRSLDSVLFVEEDGVMKTMAVESWGLDRIDQRNLPMDGTYATHGDGTGVNVYVIDTGIAPNNIDFQGRAVAAYDATGRTDNGGEDCNGHGTHCAGTIGGHLYGVANNVNLFGIRTLGCLGSGSTADIVDGMDWVATNANFPAVASMSLGGSASQTLDLAVTRLSEAGVIVSVAAGNSDANACLYSPARSSDAITVGATDTDDSRAYFSNYGICVDIFAPGVGITSAWIGNDEATSTISGTSMACPHVSGSAALILERHPDATPEMVKSTLLYDATPDLVTDSGFLSPNLLLFSH